In Vanessa atalanta chromosome 3, ilVanAtal1.2, whole genome shotgun sequence, one genomic interval encodes:
- the LOC125076410 gene encoding alpha-tocopherol transfer protein-like isoform X2, whose translation MTLRPLPPLLQEKSKREINEDPDRIASDLSAIREWIEKQPHLKSVNPSDQWLLAFLRGNKFSLEKTKNKLDIYYTLRTVVPEIFRNRNPFDPTIQAILNMGVCLQRYKDFDSSKYRFVDVLKVCFMIIEILILEDDNFIIAGEDLLVDGTGLDLTTLSQWTPALAKKCVTIFMKALPVRLKSSHLFNMSPGYETAYNLFKIFLSEKLKNRFHIYGNGFEALYDVMPRNLLPKEYGGEQGTVQELTDYWKKKVESYSEWYLREELACSDESLRPNNPHTSSTLFGVEGSFRKLQVD comes from the exons atgACGTTAAGACCTTTACCACCTTTACTGCAAGAAAAATCTAAGAGGGAAATCAATGAGGATCCTGACAGAATTGCTTCGGACTTATCAGCTATCAGGGAATGGATCGAAAAACAACCTCACTTAAAATCAGTTAATCCAA gTGATCAATGGCTCCTTGCTTTTCTACGTGGAAATAAATTTAGTCTTGAAAAAACTAAGAACAAGTTAGACATTTATTACACTCTACGGACGGTCGTCCCGGAAATATTCCGCAATAGAAATCCATTCGATCCCACCATAcaagctattttaaatatggg AGTTTGTTTACAGAGGTACAAAGACTTTGACTCTTCTAAATATCGTTTCGTTGACGTCCTTAAGGTTTGCTTTATGATTATTGAAATCTTGATACTTGAAGATGATAACTTTATAATCGCCGGAGAG gattTGTTAGTGGACGGAACTGGTTTGGACTTGACTACGCTATCTCAATGGACTCCGGCTTTGGCAAAAAAGTGTGTAACCATTTTTATGAAAGCTCTGCCCGTGCGTTTGAAGAGCAGCCACTTGTTTAATATGTCACCTGGATATGAAACAGCGTACAATctgtttaagatatttttgagtgaaaaacttaaaaacaga tttcataTTTACGGCAATGGTTTCGAGGCATTGTATGATGTTATGCCGCGTAATTTACTGCCGAAAGAGTACGGCGGTGAACAGGGCACAGTGCAGGAACTAACGG ATTACTGGAAGAAGAAAGTAGAGAGCTATAGTGAGTGGTACCTTCGCGAGGAGCTTGCATGTTCAGATGAATCCCTGAGGCCAAACAATCCCCATACAAGTTCCACTCTCTTCGGCGTCGAGGGTTCTTTTCGAAAATTACAAGTTGATTAA
- the LOC125076410 gene encoding alpha-tocopherol transfer protein-like isoform X1: MTLRPLPPLLQEKSKREINEDPDRIASDLSAIREWIEKQPHLKSVNPSDQWLLAFLRGNKFSLEKTKNKLDIYYTLRTVVPEIFRNRNPFDPTIQAILNMGIFLPLRVSKSEDSCRVCLQRYKDFDSSKYRFVDVLKVCFMIIEILILEDDNFIIAGEDLLVDGTGLDLTTLSQWTPALAKKCVTIFMKALPVRLKSSHLFNMSPGYETAYNLFKIFLSEKLKNRFHIYGNGFEALYDVMPRNLLPKEYGGEQGTVQELTDYWKKKVESYSEWYLREELACSDESLRPNNPHTSSTLFGVEGSFRKLQVD, from the exons atgACGTTAAGACCTTTACCACCTTTACTGCAAGAAAAATCTAAGAGGGAAATCAATGAGGATCCTGACAGAATTGCTTCGGACTTATCAGCTATCAGGGAATGGATCGAAAAACAACCTCACTTAAAATCAGTTAATCCAA gTGATCAATGGCTCCTTGCTTTTCTACGTGGAAATAAATTTAGTCTTGAAAAAACTAAGAACAAGTTAGACATTTATTACACTCTACGGACGGTCGTCCCGGAAATATTCCGCAATAGAAATCCATTCGATCCCACCATAcaagctattttaaatatggg aatttttctgCCTCTAAGGGTATCTAAATCGGAAGATTCTTGCAGAGTTTGTTTACAGAGGTACAAAGACTTTGACTCTTCTAAATATCGTTTCGTTGACGTCCTTAAGGTTTGCTTTATGATTATTGAAATCTTGATACTTGAAGATGATAACTTTATAATCGCCGGAGAG gattTGTTAGTGGACGGAACTGGTTTGGACTTGACTACGCTATCTCAATGGACTCCGGCTTTGGCAAAAAAGTGTGTAACCATTTTTATGAAAGCTCTGCCCGTGCGTTTGAAGAGCAGCCACTTGTTTAATATGTCACCTGGATATGAAACAGCGTACAATctgtttaagatatttttgagtgaaaaacttaaaaacaga tttcataTTTACGGCAATGGTTTCGAGGCATTGTATGATGTTATGCCGCGTAATTTACTGCCGAAAGAGTACGGCGGTGAACAGGGCACAGTGCAGGAACTAACGG ATTACTGGAAGAAGAAAGTAGAGAGCTATAGTGAGTGGTACCTTCGCGAGGAGCTTGCATGTTCAGATGAATCCCTGAGGCCAAACAATCCCCATACAAGTTCCACTCTCTTCGGCGTCGAGGGTTCTTTTCGAAAATTACAAGTTGATTAA